Proteins from a genomic interval of Deltaproteobacteria bacterium:
- a CDS encoding integron integrase has product MPDVTRSQQPKLLDEVRTVLRLHHYSIHTEHVYVKWIVRFIRFHAMRSRQDLFPAEPKIEAFLTDLAVHGNVAPATQNQAMNALLFLYKRVLDQAPQGNIDAVRAPSKINVPVVMTREEVAAVLSLMDGTAQLVAKLLYGSGLRIIEAVRLRVKDIDYHMKQLTVRAGKGNKDRFTTFPVILAPLLQNHLAGVETLHQQDLARGYGEVHLPHALARKYPALAKEWGWQYVFPARSLSVDPRSGVTRRHHVDPSVINKAIKVAVHRAGLTKQISAHTFRHSFATHLLHRGTDIRTIQQLLGHNDVATTMIYTHVLQQGGQGVPSPLDDLSV; this is encoded by the coding sequence ATGCCTGATGTCACTCGAAGTCAACAACCAAAACTCTTGGACGAAGTCCGCACCGTCCTCCGGCTCCACCATTATTCTATTCATACCGAACACGTATATGTGAAGTGGATCGTCCGTTTTATCCGGTTTCACGCCATGCGCTCGCGCCAGGATCTGTTTCCTGCTGAACCGAAGATTGAGGCGTTTCTCACGGACCTCGCTGTGCACGGGAACGTCGCACCCGCAACGCAGAATCAAGCGATGAATGCCCTGCTGTTCCTCTATAAGCGGGTCCTCGACCAAGCGCCGCAAGGCAACATTGACGCCGTCCGCGCTCCCAGTAAGATCAACGTCCCCGTGGTCATGACCCGCGAGGAGGTTGCCGCCGTGCTCTCGCTCATGGATGGGACCGCTCAACTTGTTGCCAAGCTCCTGTATGGCAGCGGACTAAGAATCATCGAAGCGGTCCGACTCCGGGTCAAAGATATCGACTATCACATGAAACAACTGACCGTGCGCGCAGGCAAGGGGAATAAGGATCGGTTTACTACTTTTCCCGTGATCTTGGCTCCACTACTGCAAAACCACCTGGCTGGAGTCGAAACATTGCACCAACAAGATTTGGCGCGTGGCTATGGCGAGGTACATCTTCCACATGCATTAGCACGGAAGTATCCTGCTTTGGCCAAGGAGTGGGGGTGGCAATATGTCTTTCCTGCTCGTAGTCTCTCGGTTGACCCACGCTCTGGGGTCACACGTCGCCATCATGTAGACCCTAGTGTCATTAACAAGGCGATCAAGGTAGCGGTACACCGTGCCGGCCTTACAAAGCAAATTAGTGCTCATACTTTTCGTCATTCTTTCGCGACACATTTGCTGCACCGTGGCACGGATATTCGCACGATTCAGCAATTACTTGGCCACAACGACGTCGCGACCACTATGATCTATACGCACGTTCTTCAGCAGGGAGGCCAGGGGGTACCAAGCCCGTTAGATGATCTCAGCGTGTGA